A section of the Mangifera indica cultivar Alphonso chromosome 12, CATAS_Mindica_2.1, whole genome shotgun sequence genome encodes:
- the LOC123192698 gene encoding ethylene-responsive transcription factor WRI1-like, producing the protein MKKRSPSTSCSSSSSSSTSAFVLLDHHQSIKPTIKRPRKNQTKKKCQTAAPNFSGRRSSVYRGVTRHRWTGRFEAHLWDKNSWNNTQNKKGRQVYLGAYDCEEAAAKTYDLAALKYWGPETTLNFPMETYKTELEEMEKVSKEEYLASLRRRSSGFSRGVSKYRGVARHHHNGRWEARIGRVFGNKYLYLGTYNTQEEAAAAYDMAAIEYRGANAVTNFDISHYLDRLKIKGIFPHQSSTDQSEDTEPELEVEQQQQQQPAEEQQEEDVDGNANVNADAIVSPEVGVLDQHHYHEYIDTTEDIHEMTWSFNLDNPGFTPLLVPDFSFGNVSGDHLPDIFADTGFDNDIDFIFNEMDDIVEGNIVEDNSVKTAEKVRLLSSSLSSSSLSRSSPSFYSTTASVSSNCC; encoded by the exons ATGAAGAAGAGGTCGCCTTCTACTTCTtgctcctcttcttcttcttcttctacttccgCTTTTGTTCTTCTCGATCATCATCAATCAATTAAACCGACAATCAAACGGCCGAGAAAAAACCAAACGAAAAAGAAATGTCAGACTGCTGCTCCCAACTTTTCAGGAAGAAGAAGCTCCGTTTACAGAGGAGTGACCAG GCATCGATGGACGGGGAGGTTTGAAGCGCATCTGTGGGACAAGAATTCCTGGAACAACACTCAGAACAAGAAGGGGCGACAAG TCTACTTGG GGGCTTATGATTGTGAAGAAGCAGCTGCAAAAACATATGATCTTGCTGCGTTGAAGTATTGGGGACCAGAAACGACTTTGAATTTTCCT ATGGAGACGTACAAAACAGAGCTCGAAGAAATGGAGAAGGTATCCAAGGAAGAGTACTTAGCCTCTCTACGACGTCGTAGCAGCGGCTTCTCTAGAGGAGTTTCTAAATACCGTGGCGTGGCCAG GCATCATCACAATGGGCGGTGGGAAGCTCGAATTGGAAGAGTTTTTGGAAATAAATATCTATACCTCGGAACTTATA aTACGCAAGAGGAAGCCGCTGCAGCTTATGACATGGCAGCCATTGAATACAGAGGGGCAAATGCCGTAACCAACTTTGACATTAGTCATTACCTTGATCGCTTAAAAATCAAAGGCATTTTCCCTCACCAGTCCTCCACCGACCAATCCGAAGACACCGAACCCGAGTTAGAGGttgaacaacaacaacaacaacaaccagCAGAAGAACAACAAGAAGAAGACGTCGACGGAAACGCCAATGTCAACGCTGATGCCATTGTTTCGCCCGAAGTAGGCGTACTTGATCAACATCATTACCATGAATACATTGACACTACAGAAGATATCCATGAGATGACTTGGAGTTTCAATCTAGACAATCCGGGATTTACCCCCCTCCTGGTTCCCGATTTCTCGTTCGGAAATGTCTCCGGCGATCACCTCCCTGACATATTCGCTGACACAGGATTCGACAACGACATAGATTTCATTTTCAATGAGATGGACGACATAGTTGAGGGGAACATAGTAGAGGATAATAGCGTTAAGACAGCTGAGAAAGTTAGGCTGTTGTCTTCATCTTTGTCCTCGTCTTCATTATCACGTTCTTCGCCGTCGTTTTACTCAACAACAGCCTCGGTTTCTAGTAACTGTTGTTGA